In Nymphaea colorata isolate Beijing-Zhang1983 chromosome 5, ASM883128v2, whole genome shotgun sequence, one genomic interval encodes:
- the LOC116255194 gene encoding bifunctional pinoresinol-lariciresinol reductase 2-like → MDSSKVLIVGSTGYIGAWITKACLASSKHQTFLLTSPTTHAIIYKLPLLLSYRQAGATLVEASLDDHESLVSLLSGIDYVISAIAEEQIEQQLKLVRAIKQVGTIKVYANPGPGDYSAGRTGFTIKPTITPQPDTNS, encoded by the exons ATGGATTCAAGCAAGGTCCTGATTGTAGGTTCCACCGGCTACATCGGCGCTTGGATAACCAAGGCCTGCCTGGCTTCTTCCAAGCACCAGACCTTCTTGCTCACCAGCCCTACCACTCATGCCATCATTTACAAGCTGCCACTCCTCCTCTCCTACAGGCAAGCTGGTGCTACGCTGGTGGAGGCCTCCCTGGACGACCATGAATCTCTGGTCTCCCTCCTCTCTGGGATCGACTACGTCATCTCCGCCATCGCCGAAGAGCAAATTGAACAGCAGCTCAAGCTCGTCCGGGCCATCAAGCAAGTTGGAACCATAaag GTCTATGCAAACCCTGGCCCAGGCGATTACTCAGCTGGTAGAACTGGCTTCACCATCAAACCCACCATAACACCTCAACCAGATACCAACAGCTAG